From the genome of Medicago truncatula cultivar Jemalong A17 chromosome 2, MtrunA17r5.0-ANR, whole genome shotgun sequence:
AGCCCATCCCGCCATGACCCACTTTTTCAGTAGGCTTAGTAGGGCGGATCAATTATAGGGGGTGAACTCAAAACTTCGGTGCAGTCTCTCTGAAATGGCAGGTTAAACGGGTTGGCCTGATGAATCAAACCCGTTTTGTCACCCTTGGATATTCTAACACATTGAATTTGCATTGTCTAGtaaaattattgattgaattagataataaatatgaaatcacATAATTTTTGTAAGTAATAAGTAATTTGTTTGGTAGAAAAAATTGTTACGAAACATATCTATTttgatcaatataattttaatcaaaatttcataaaaaagtaTTATTCGTAATTTGCATGTGTTAGCGCAGTATAGAGTGGATAGACGAACACAAAAGTACCCGTTTTCCACTATTAATTTATGAGTAAATAGACAATTattcccctgaaattgtaagtttcatcaattacccccctgaaattaacaaaacttcaattaccccctgaaatttcacatctttaatcaatttaccccctccgtcaaatttttctgttagtaaacatgacgttttgcGAATACTCccttgaagttttgcacttatgtgcaaaatgcccctcaaactttaaaatttatattatttttttcttaaagacaaacaattaacgaCTAACTATTAATGTTGGTCTATTTGATTTCAGTTCTAAAGTGATGACAACTTTAGACATGCATATTGATGTTTCTTtaagtgatatatatatatatatatatatatatatatatatatatatatatatataatgaaacTTGCTCAGTGCTGTTTTATTTACCCACAAGAatatctagattcaatgatatatatatatatatataatgaaacTTGCTCAGTGCTGTTTTATTTACCCACAAGAATATCTAGATTCAATGTTATAGGATTGTCGGAGGGAGTTTAAAGAACTTTGATCAGAAGAAAACAATACAAAGTAAGAACTTTATCAATTAGTAGTACAATGTTACTGAATAATTGTTTAAGTTGAAGAAGGTAACCTCTTTGCTTTCTCACATGCTGACCTTAACTAACCTCCCCAAAGCTTTGGAATTCTCACTGATCTTCAAATCCTTCTTGTACtttctataaaataattcaacaaGAAGGTTCACCAAATTGTTATCAAACTCAACATCACCCAAACATTAACGTATGTCTCAATGTTGCTTTAACTTTGAATATTCCTTCGTCAATGATGGACTAAGGAAACATCAAAAGTTCCACCACCAAGGTCGAACACGGGTGCATTTTTCTCACCTTCTCTCTACATTTTCTTGGTCGTTTGGAATGATCTCAACATGATTGTGTTGCCACTCTCAAATGCAGCTGTAGGTTGTGCCAATGTCGATGCCAATggcttttctttttgttattgcCACGACAAACGAGAGTTTGAGAGGAgagaacaaaagaaaatgatgttttgGGTAGTAAACTGAAAATCTGGATGTGATTGATAAAAAAGAACTCGTATTTATAGGCAAAGAAAACAGGGGTATTTCTTCTATATCAAAAGTCTTATTGAAGAAAAATTGGGGAATGGGGAAATGTATGGAAAATACACAAATAATTGGGCAGAGGAAGCTAAGATTTTGCAATTTCCAAAGAACTTGAATTGGGGTCCTTAGCTTGATCAAGTTTTGGAATCGTGTATTTCAATATTCATTGATCCTTGATCAACTCATTATTTCTACACATTGGAATTCATGTCAGCTTGAATGTCCTCTTGACTTTCTTATTTTGTATCTTTGGATCATCCAACTAATAGGAGTTCTTGTGTAGTGTTAGAGATATGATTTATGAATGATGGTTTAGAAGGTAGCAGGCTTGTAGCAATTTCAAGGGATTATCCATTCATAGAGGGAGTGGAAATTAGTATTTTAGGTGGATGTAGCTATTATCCATTCAtatgaatatgttgttaaaAATTAATGTGTTGACTTGTTTCTGGTTTTTCAATTTACCCATATGCATTGCTCCCAATTCCTTTGGTATTTGAAGGAGAACCCTTATTAATAATTGAACTACAAATTGATTCATTTTGGTAAAGGTGTTGTTACAACTATGTGAACCATTTGATACAAGAAAATATTATGTctctcatttggttcatgaatattttttatacatCGGCGGCTATTTATACACAAATGTCTTCTTAATTTGCAAAAACTTACTTAGGAATTGGTTCTGCTACAACTATATGAACCATTTGATACATAAATAATTCTGCTTCTGCAGCAGGTCTTTTACTTTAGAGACTAATAAATGTGTGTAAAATACTCAAGCAGCCGTGCGGCGTTGGTTATCATATATTTATTACGAAATAATATTAGTCATTAAATTGCACaagatatgtttttttattagaaatttcACAATATATGCTGATTCACATCTGCTCTCACgaaaacatgtatttttttatccataaataattttaatttgtacaATATGAAAAACGCCTAAGCTTTGAGATGAGTGAACACATATTGATGTGGgaaagggaaagagaaaaagtgAGGAGGTCgcttatatttctaaaaaatggAGGAGAGGTGGCTGCTTACCATGTTGCTGTGGTAAAGGAAAGGAAAGAGAAGTGAAAGATTAATGGTATGATAAAATTACAATAACCCGTGAATATAAGCCCCACATCGCTCACAGCAAGTAAGTATGCCGAAgtctttgaaaaattataaataaagagGAAGTGTTGCATCATATTCATAAGATAAACATTTGTTATTTTAACAATTGTCtgagttcaatttttatttaaaatatttttaaataggaATTAAAATTAGTTAATTGTTATATTGGCCAATGTTTATCTACATTATAATAGTGAAACGCTTTtaagataaaagtaaaatttgggagaaaaatgttacaaaatCTTGTAATTGGGCGGGACCTCCCCCAATTCAATTATAATGGTGAAGATTAAAGATATACTAATCAACCAAATTGAATTCAACAAGCCAATATTGTATTGGTTCTCAAGTAGGGATGAGAAAAGGTTAGGTCGAGATTGGTTCTCAAGTAGGGGTGAGAAAAGGTTAGGTTGAGGTAGGGTTTGTAAGACTTAAGTTTGACATGTCAAAAATTTGAAGGATTAAGTCTGATTTGCGGTCTGTCATAGACTTAATTTTTAGGTATGAGTTTGGTCCTCTAAAAATCTAATACAGCCTACTAGCATGTTTAAAAGTCTATATTATATGCACATATTTAAATAAGCAATGCGATCTAAGTTTAAATAGACTAACGAACTAATAGATCAATTagattaaactctcttttgataatcaacttGAGTTTAGGGAATTTgactatatattatatcatatttcaattctaaTTTATAAGAATACATTTATATATGTGAAAAGTTAATGTATACTAACAAGCTTAAATTACCGAAAAAGTTtgcaaatttatattttaattcaaagtacaaaatataatataataataaataatattattcatatttacttaaataggtcaACCTAATAGGCTTAAGAGACTTTTTGAACGATATGTGGTCTAACCTTATAAGCTAAATAGGCTTATAAAAAATCCTAAGCCTCATCTATTTAAGAAATGCTAGGTCGTAGATAGATCGGTCTGACCTATTCTCATCCCTATTTCTAAGAGGACCTATCGCTCTTTGCAATTCAGGGTCATCTCAGCCATCAGGCAAGTAAAGCTTTTGTTTTagattcaaaatttgatttttttgaactagtaaatatttataggaaaatgttaaccaatgcccccggggcactggttaaggatgctaaaagaagaaattctaaatcaaaatagatactttttaagtttttaattgATTACACAACTATcaatacaaatattattatactATTTGCTTCCTTAACCAAGTGCCCTGGTTAACATGACCCatatttatactccctccgtcccaaattatatgacgttttgagcattttacatatattaagaaatgcaattaatattgtgtggaaaaaagatattatgagttgttttacaaaattgtccttaataaataatatggaaaagataaatgaaagaattgaaagaatagatagtaataaatagttaaagatataatagaaaaaataacattaatattacattgatattgtaaaacgacatataatttaaaacaaatatttttccctaaaacgacatacaattgggacggaggaagtattatAGTTACCAGTAATGAgacaacaattattttttacattcatAGTTTCTAGGACAATTTGAATTTTGTGATTCAAAATCTttaatcatcattaatattgaATTAATATCTACGTGTTTGTTGAGATACATTGCAATTTTCTATGACTAATTAATGTTGTAGTtttctttattaattttgtGATTCACACTCTTTTTTTAACGTTTGTGCACCGTATCTATCTCTATCTCTTACTCCTGGTCTCAATTACTCCCTTTTTAaacataagcaaaattgacATAAGTTTTAATCAGTTTTTGAAGTAGTAAAAGAGCTGGTGCAGAATTATTTATGTATCAAATGGTTTATAAAGTTGTAACATAAACAATTCCTAAGTAAGTGTTTACAAACTAGCAAGGAAGATATTTGTGTGTAAAACATCTGCTTATGTAAATAACTTATTCATGTATCGAATGAGAGTGATAATATTATGTTGTATCAAATTGTTGTCACATAGTtgtaataattataaataaggGTCTTATTAACCAGTGTTCTTGGGGCAATGATTAAagaaactataaataaaaattttgtcttgaaaatataagttttgacTTTTAATTAAGTAATAAATACACAACTTTTTATAATAAGTTGCTTAACCCCAAGAATACTGTTTAGCATTCTCCTATAAATAAAGGTTCAAGTATTGAATTGAAATTGGCTAATAGGAATAGTGATATCTCTCCCGATCCTTCAAATACCAAAGGAAAAATTGGAAgcaagaaaatttgaaaaaacagaaacatgtcTCTACATATGCAACAAATGTTATTAGTTGGATGATTCAATTCCAAAGATACTCCTACAAAATAAGAAAGTCAATAGGACATTCAAGCTGACATGAATTCCTATGTGTAGAAATAATGAGTTGATCAAGGATCAATGAATATGGGAAATTGCCAAATCCCTCAACCTCAGTCCAAGTTCTTTGGAAATTGCCAATCCCTCAACACTTGCCCAATTATTCTCCGTGTATATTTTCCATACTCCTTCCTCATTCCCCAACTTTTCTGAAAAATGTTCTCTTATGCCTATAAAAACTACCTTTTGATCAATCAGATCCATATTCTCGGTTCACTAACCAAAACACCATTCTTCTTTTGTTCTCTCCTCTCAAATTAAGTGCAATGGCAACAAGAAAAAGCAAAGCCATAGGCATTGACCTTGGTACAAGCTACAGCTGCATTGCAGTGTGGCGAAACAATCGTGTTGAGATCATTCCAAACGACCAAGGGAACCGTGTCACCCCTTCTTACGTTGCCTTCACTGACACTGAAAGATTAATAGGCGATGCTGCCAAAAACCAATTAGCCAAATATCCCCACAACACTGTTTTTGATGCCAAACGTCTGATTGGCCGTCGATTCTCTGACCAAACAGTCCAACAAGACATAAAGCTTTGGCCTTTTAAAGTTGTTCCGAACCACAAAGACAAACCCATGATTGTTGTCAATTACAAAGGCCAAGAGAAACATTTTTCACCTCAAGAGATATCTTCCATGGTGTTGTCTAAGTTAAAGGAAGTTGCTGAAACTTATTTGGGTCATGAAGTGAACAATGCTGTTATCACTGTTCCTGCCTACTTCAACAACTCACAGAGACAAGCTACAAATGATGCAGGAAAAATTGCCGGTTTTAATGTGATGAGGATCATCAACGAGCCTACTGCAGCTGCTATTGCTTATGGTTTGGACAAGAAAATGTGGAGAGAAGGTGAGAAGAATGTGCTTGTGTTTGATCTTGGTGGTGGAACATTCGATGTTTCCTTAGTGACCATTGATGAAGGAATGTTCCAGGTTAAGGCCACATTGGGAGATACTCATTTGGGTGGTATTGATTTCGATAACAATTTGGTGAACCGTCTTGTTGAATTATTTCATAGAAAGTACAAGAAGGATTTGAAGATCAGTGAGAATTTCAAAGCTTTGGGGAGGTTAAGATCAGCATGTGAGAAAGCAAAGAGGttactttcttcatcttcacaaACAGTTATTGAGCTTGATTCTCTATGTGGAGGGATTGATCTACATTTCACTGTTACTAGAGCTTTCTTTGAGGAAATAAACAAGGATTTGTTCAAAAAGTGCATGGAGACTGTGGAGAAGTGTTTGGTTGAGGTAAAAATTAGTAAAAGCCAAGTTCATGAGTTTGTTCTTGTAGGAGGGTCTACTAGAATTCCGAAGATTCAACAACTATTGAAGAATATGTTTAGAGTCAACGATGAAGTCAAAGAGCCTTGCAAAAGCATTAATCCTGATGAAGCTGTGGCTTATGGCGCCGCTGTTCAAGCAGCAATATTGAATACTGAAGGAGACAAGAAAATCGAAGACTTGTTACTGTTGGATGTTATGCCTTTTAGTCTTGGTGTTGAAACTAAAGGTGGTGTCATGTCTGTTTTGATTCCAAAGAATACTATGATCCCTACGAAAAAGGAAAATGTATTCTCTATAGCCTGTGATAATCAAGATAGTCTTTTGATCAAAGTGTATGAAGGAGAACATGCTAAGACTGAGGACAACTTTTTGCTTGGTAAATTTGAGCTCTCAGGATGCTCTTTAGTACCAAGAAAGGTTCCAAATATCAATGTTTGTTTTGATGTTGATGTTAATGGAATTTTGGAGGTTACTGCTGAAGATAAGACAATAGGGTTGAAACAGAAGATCACTATCACCAACAAGGAGGGAAGGTTGAGTCCTGAAGAGATGAGAAGAATGATGAGGGATGCCGAGCGGTATAAGGCAGAGGATGAGGAGGTTAGGAAGAAGGTGAAAGCAAAGAACTTGTTTGAGAATTATGTTTATGAAATGAGGGAGAGAGTGAAGAAACTTGAGAAGGTAGTGGAGGAAAGTATAGAATGGTTTGAAAGAAACCAATTGGCAGAAATTGATGAGTTTGAATTCAAGAAGCAGGAGTTGGAAAATAGTATGAAGTTTCTCTAATTGTGATGCTAGGTAAAAGATTTAAGAACAAGTTTCTTGAGTGTGAAGCAATGTAAAATTGTTTGAACTTTGTTAATCAATTAGTGTCTATGAAATTCTCTTGTCTAGTTTATGCTTAATTTCTATCCTAGAGAAACTAATGGTTATGCAATAATGCAAGAATTGTTATAATTACGTTGTGATGATGTGTGTGCAATGCAATCGATTAATTACTTTGTTGAGTTTATTAAGTCTTCTATGACTTTGATCGGTATAGTTAGGAAAATTAAGTAGCTTAGAAGACCATAAACTCATTAAGATGGACCCAAATATACTCGTTGAACAGATAGAAATACCACTCCGGTTGACCCAAATTAtatgcttttcttttttgtaaaaaaacattttggcaatttaatactacaatttaagaaataaagtccagtttgtataaaaaagagaaatattgAATTACTTTACcaatttatcattcattgatggtatgggaaaaaaaatattaaatgcaaAATTGGTCTCCATATATTACTTACTAAACCcacaattttggtcccttatttcTTCCTGCAATTTTGATTCCTTTGTTTTTAGGAGGTCAATAGTTTGATCCCAACTCCACAATTTTGGTTCATTATTCTAAAACTAAGGAGTGAAATAATGAGGTCAATAGTTTGATCCcaactccaaaataatactgACATTGACCAAGTTTTAGAAAATAATCACtctttatagaaatattttttaatagttttttttttcattttcatttttaaattaaataatcaaataattaataaatgttaaatttttaaattaaataatcaaataattatttttaagagtAAAATAATATGCATGTTGCAGAGAATATTTCTCCATTATTAAATACTTTATTGATGTATGATGTTCGTGATTTCACTCCCCAACTTTTGTTTTAGTTAATGAAGgcattttctacaaaaaaaaaattggatataGATAAAGAGagtttacttttaaaatatggaaaatcAACATTCAAAACTTCAAAAGATGTCTCTTAATGTAAATAAGGAGGAGCAaactaatgaaaaaaaaatatatttataagttatAATTAACGAATGTCTCattacactttttaaaaaactttaaatgataattttgtatgaaaatgaaaaattatgtatttagtacaatgaaaaaattatactatttatcatttttaaagaataactttttaatttaaaatctataaAAATGTCAAAGAAGTCACTCCTTAGACCCAAGTTTAAAAATCCAATTTAGAAACCAAAACCTCACATCCCAAAAAGGACCGGACCAGTCAACTCAAAAGAATTTCACAATTTGTcaaaagtacaaaaaaaaaaacacaatctcacaaatgaaaaaaaaagttattcaaaCATGCAAAAGAAGCCTCCTCTTTACTCAACCATGTGGTGGACCATGGTCCCTACAGCTTACAGAAAAAACGCGGTTTCAGACAAacactattattattgttgttacaGTCAAACACAAccttaataaattattatactCCACCTTTTTAGAACacacaagagaaagaaaaacaagaacaataataacaacaacttcACCAAACAGCTACTTCAACAAAGTCCAACCAATCCATTCAACAATTCAACTCAaaccctttttcttcttctcaatctCTTCCACAAAAGATTgaactttttgtttttctataacaaatgattATGGAAaacacaacttcaacaactagCTCTGATTCTCTTTCTGCAACAATTTGCAACTCAATCCAAGCTCTGGGTCGTGGTTTTGATGTTACATCAGATATTAGGCTTCTTTACTGTAAAGGGGCACCTGGGTCCAGGCTTGTTCATCTTGATGAGGAACATAATAGGGATCTTGCTCTTTCTCAAGAACTTGTTGTTCCTAATGTTTCTTTGGATATTGATTTTTCTCGTGGGAAAAGTGGTATTGAGAAGACCCCTGTTTGTAGTTTTGAAAAGgtgattgtttttgtttttaggttttttatttgttttgttgattgcTTGAGAAGTGAATATCTCACAGGAAGGaagagtaaaaataaaataaaaatcatatttttatttatttgttcttgtttttattagaaaatgttAGTTGTTAGTATGTTATGTTAGATTTTggagttgtttatgttgtttttgattttatttttgtgtatgGATTGGCTTATGATTTCAATTTGTTACATTGTGTTATCTAAATGCATTGGTTAATTCAATACTTGGTCATTTCCGTTCATTGCAACTTCTAGAGGGATGCATCCTGTCAAGAGTCCCACAATTGGACGAAGGTCTGAACATGGGTTTATCAGTGAGGGCAATCCTCAACTTACAAGCCGGCTGGTTTTCATGATAGAAGGAGTTATGTCCaatataaaaagttaatatGGTATAAGAGCCTATCAAAGATCCGTTGAGCCACCTTCTATCAGGTGATGGCTATCGGGTTACGCTTTATATGTCTAGTCCTAGGTGTgaggtgtgtgtgtgtgtgtgtgttagaAGTCCTACATTGGATGAGTTATGGCTTGAATATGGGTTTATAAGTGAGGCAAATCCTTAGCTTACAAATTGGTTTTGTTAGGATGAGTTAGAAccaatataaaaaaactaatttaatcaCATTGTTGATTTTGTAAGGAATGCACAACACATAATTAGATGAGATAATATGAATGGTTTTAGCATATTAATTCCTTTAGGTCCCTAGTTTCCTGAAATTGGAATTGGATGATTCCAGTTATCTCTCATATCATATACACTCTCTCAAGCTGCATTTCCTTTTTGGCATGTGATTCGCCTATTGCAATTTAAAGTGCATGCAACAAACTACGTCATGGTGAAGGTGCAAATTGGTTTTGGTCAAGAAGAACATTATCAGGGAGTTTGGTAAAATCGCACTTTACTTGCCAAGCTCTGAATGCAATCAATGCATTAACTTTATGATTTATCTAGCTCCAACAAGGCTTTATTTTATCTTGCAACCTCTACAAAGTGTCTACTTACCGTGGTTATGTTATTGGTTCTACCTTTCTTTTTGTGAGAAAACATT
Proteins encoded in this window:
- the LOC11442919 gene encoding heat shock 70 kDa protein; amino-acid sequence: MATRKSKAIGIDLGTSYSCIAVWRNNRVEIIPNDQGNRVTPSYVAFTDTERLIGDAAKNQLAKYPHNTVFDAKRLIGRRFSDQTVQQDIKLWPFKVVPNHKDKPMIVVNYKGQEKHFSPQEISSMVLSKLKEVAETYLGHEVNNAVITVPAYFNNSQRQATNDAGKIAGFNVMRIINEPTAAAIAYGLDKKMWREGEKNVLVFDLGGGTFDVSLVTIDEGMFQVKATLGDTHLGGIDFDNNLVNRLVELFHRKYKKDLKISENFKALGRLRSACEKAKRLLSSSSQTVIELDSLCGGIDLHFTVTRAFFEEINKDLFKKCMETVEKCLVEVKISKSQVHEFVLVGGSTRIPKIQQLLKNMFRVNDEVKEPCKSINPDEAVAYGAAVQAAILNTEGDKKIEDLLLLDVMPFSLGVETKGGVMSVLIPKNTMIPTKKENVFSIACDNQDSLLIKVYEGEHAKTEDNFLLGKFELSGCSLVPRKVPNINVCFDVDVNGILEVTAEDKTIGLKQKITITNKEGRLSPEEMRRMMRDAERYKAEDEEVRKKVKAKNLFENYVYEMRERVKKLEKVVEESIEWFERNQLAEIDEFEFKKQELENSMKFL